In Terriglobales bacterium, a genomic segment contains:
- a CDS encoding choice-of-anchor D domain-containing protein gives MSRMRVAAILVATSAFLSISTNSAMAQGGQITPLIAFGTVNAGSSSTIGMTLTNSGSTNTTISQVSVSNPAFTTTGITTPFTLAAGGTVTLSITFAPQTATSYSGTVSVTSDSTNSPLNIALSGTGNQSPEAQLSANPATENFGNTNVGTTATQTITLTNKGNTSATINQVSATGTEFSVSGLSTPYTLAAGGTTSLKVSFSPTSAGSYSGTASIVSSAVNSPTTIALSGTGAT, from the coding sequence ATGTCGCGAATGCGTGTTGCCGCAATTCTCGTAGCTACTTCTGCGTTTTTATCAATCAGCACAAATTCAGCAATGGCTCAGGGAGGCCAGATCACCCCTCTTATTGCTTTCGGCACCGTGAACGCAGGGTCGAGCAGCACCATCGGCATGACCCTGACCAATAGCGGCAGCACCAACACCACCATCAGCCAGGTCAGCGTGAGCAACCCAGCTTTCACGACCACCGGCATCACAACGCCATTCACACTTGCTGCAGGAGGTACAGTAACCCTCAGCATCACATTCGCGCCTCAGACAGCCACAAGCTACTCCGGCACCGTGAGTGTCACCTCCGATTCAACAAACTCACCTCTGAACATCGCGCTCTCCGGAACGGGAAATCAATCTCCTGAAGCTCAACTCTCCGCGAATCCGGCCACTGAAAACTTTGGCAACACAAACGTTGGAACGACGGCAACCCAGACGATCACGTTGACGAACAAAGGAAACACGAGCGCGACGATCAATCAGGTAAGCGCCACTGGAACCGAATTCTCGGTGAGCGGCCTATCGACTCCCTATACATTAGCCGCGGGCGGTACGACATCATTAAAGGTGAGCTTCTCGCCCACTTCCGCAGGAAGCTATAGCGGAACAGCTTCGATTGTCAGCAGCGCAGTCAATTCTCCAACCACCATCGCGCTCTCCGGCACAGGAGCGAC
- a CDS encoding choice-of-anchor D domain-containing protein — MSGYSRLVRPLVLLAASFSIIAITGCGTTGAYPSGSSGSGSSQLTAGSSTLDFGNTVLGTPSSKSLTLTASGTASVTISQINVSGAAFSLSSISLPVTIAAGANTTLTVTANPQSTGTSSGTLSIVSNAANSPTSVVLTTVASAQPAPVLSLNPASVSFGNVTVGSSSSKSVAITNTGSASLTISQISATGAGYSVSGLSLPTTLAAGASTSFSVSFAPSATGSVAGNVSLVSNAPNSPASMPLSGAGVAAPTPQLSVSPTSLSFGSVTMGSSSTKAVTISNTGNANLTITQISTSGAGFSGTGITLPLTLTPGQTANYSVQFAPAATGSASGQISFASNSPTNPGVSLSGTGATATVLQLSVSQSSLAFGSVTVGNSSSQTVVLTNSGNANVSISQITVTGGEFSGSGITAPLTLTPGQNATYTAQFAPTATGSASGQVTFTSNASNSPTVVSLSGTGAAATVLQLTANPISINFGNVNIGSTATQSIAVTNTGNANVTISQITPSGSGFSGTGITVPLTLAAGQSVNYTAQFAPAATGSVTGQVSFVSNAANSPTTVSLSGAGTTASSGPICGKLNDGLVHLPPNYDTFTPPAAGQSYVDPVFGCTVQRVTNGSAETLGDGTHPGLMNFYSTLTALNAADNMLFVVATDGNWSIRGTSGNVVIATSKMPNFSGHPVWDATNGNVFYYALNNSVFSGTISGTSLTSTNLHTFTEYSAVTSMDMADLSQDGDHMALIGQNSNSTMDIFVWSFSQKAKTSVYTTSCTGTVAGAGQPGCLHKLQLTPDNRLTIQFTNEGTGAEQGVRLWTGSTLVHMQDVNTNHYDTGSDLNGNPIYASVVNSTVLSSATSPCASGWGLDVRQLNNIKSAICLLDNQPYWHISYRGSASQPWFAISFFDSRTPSPEFFFTDSNYQTASTANWQLYEDEIILEKVDASQVYRLAHARSRSMESYWAQPHAAISRDGKYVIFTSDMAHPNGCPANMHVANDCSDVYMIKVQ; from the coding sequence ATGTCGGGTTATTCGCGCCTGGTACGCCCGCTCGTTCTTCTCGCTGCTTCGTTCTCGATCATAGCCATAACAGGTTGTGGAACTACTGGCGCCTACCCTTCTGGCAGCAGCGGCTCCGGCAGCAGTCAATTGACAGCGGGCAGCAGCACGCTCGATTTCGGCAATACTGTTCTAGGAACCCCATCCAGCAAGTCTTTGACGTTGACCGCAAGCGGTACTGCAAGCGTGACTATCAGCCAGATCAACGTGAGCGGGGCCGCTTTTAGCCTTTCCAGCATTTCGCTTCCGGTGACCATTGCGGCCGGTGCGAACACGACTCTTACGGTCACGGCGAATCCCCAGAGCACCGGCACGAGTTCGGGCACCCTGAGCATCGTCAGCAATGCCGCAAACTCTCCGACATCGGTGGTTTTGACGACCGTCGCATCTGCTCAGCCCGCGCCGGTGCTTTCGCTTAATCCAGCGTCTGTGAGCTTCGGAAACGTGACCGTCGGCAGTTCGTCTAGCAAATCAGTTGCGATTACCAACACCGGAAGTGCGAGCCTGACAATTTCGCAGATTAGTGCGACTGGCGCAGGTTATAGCGTCAGCGGACTTTCACTGCCAACCACTCTTGCGGCGGGAGCGAGTACATCGTTTTCAGTGAGTTTTGCCCCTTCAGCGACAGGCAGCGTAGCCGGTAATGTGTCGCTGGTAAGCAACGCGCCGAATTCCCCGGCCAGCATGCCGCTGAGCGGCGCGGGTGTGGCGGCGCCGACGCCTCAATTAAGCGTGAGTCCTACGAGTCTCAGCTTCGGCAGCGTGACGATGGGAAGTTCCAGCACGAAAGCAGTCACGATCAGCAATACCGGTAATGCCAATCTCACGATCACGCAGATATCTACCTCGGGAGCAGGTTTCAGCGGAACTGGAATTACGCTGCCGCTGACGTTGACGCCCGGGCAGACAGCCAACTACTCAGTCCAGTTTGCTCCCGCCGCAACGGGCAGCGCCTCCGGACAGATCTCGTTCGCCAGCAACTCGCCGACCAATCCTGGCGTTTCCCTATCTGGTACAGGCGCAACTGCGACAGTGCTTCAGCTGTCAGTGAGCCAGAGTAGTCTGGCATTTGGCAGTGTCACTGTAGGAAACAGCAGTTCGCAAACCGTTGTGCTCACGAATAGCGGCAACGCAAACGTATCGATCTCTCAAATTACCGTTACAGGAGGCGAATTCAGCGGGAGTGGTATTACCGCTCCGCTCACGCTTACGCCAGGACAAAACGCAACTTACACCGCCCAATTTGCTCCGACCGCTACGGGCAGCGCCTCCGGACAGGTCACCTTTACCAGCAACGCGTCGAATAGCCCGACAGTCGTTTCTCTATCCGGAACGGGCGCCGCTGCGACGGTTCTGCAGCTCACTGCGAATCCGATCAGCATTAATTTTGGAAACGTAAATATCGGCAGCACAGCGACGCAATCGATCGCGGTGACCAACACAGGTAATGCGAATGTGACGATCTCCCAAATCACGCCGTCCGGCAGCGGCTTCAGCGGAACCGGCATCACGGTGCCGCTCACACTCGCTGCAGGACAAAGCGTGAACTACACCGCGCAATTTGCGCCGGCAGCAACGGGCAGCGTCACCGGGCAGGTTTCGTTTGTGAGCAATGCGGCCAACTCGCCGACCACAGTCTCTCTCTCGGGCGCGGGCACGACCGCCAGCTCAGGACCGATCTGCGGCAAGTTGAATGATGGATTAGTTCACCTGCCGCCAAACTATGACACCTTTACACCGCCAGCCGCCGGACAGAGCTACGTCGATCCTGTATTCGGCTGTACTGTGCAGCGAGTGACCAATGGCAGCGCAGAAACTCTCGGTGACGGAACGCATCCCGGCTTGATGAACTTTTACTCGACGCTGACCGCACTCAATGCTGCCGACAACATGCTGTTTGTCGTAGCGACGGATGGAAACTGGAGCATTCGCGGCACCAGCGGCAACGTTGTGATCGCCACCAGCAAAATGCCGAACTTCAGTGGACATCCGGTGTGGGACGCTACCAACGGAAATGTCTTCTACTACGCGCTGAATAATAGCGTGTTCAGCGGAACCATCAGCGGTACTTCGCTCACTTCGACCAATCTTCATACCTTCACCGAGTACAGCGCGGTCACGTCGATGGATATGGCCGACCTCTCGCAGGACGGCGATCACATGGCGCTCATCGGACAGAACAGCAACAGCACCATGGACATCTTCGTGTGGTCCTTCAGCCAGAAAGCGAAGACCTCGGTTTACACAACGAGTTGCACTGGCACCGTCGCCGGAGCAGGACAACCCGGATGTTTGCACAAGCTGCAACTTACTCCGGACAATCGTTTGACGATTCAATTCACGAACGAAGGAACGGGAGCTGAGCAGGGAGTCAGACTCTGGACCGGCAGCACCTTAGTCCACATGCAAGACGTCAATACCAACCACTATGACACCGGCTCTGATCTGAACGGCAATCCAATCTACGCCAGTGTTGTGAACTCGACGGTTCTTTCCAGCGCCACGAGTCCATGCGCCAGCGGATGGGGATTAGACGTCCGACAGTTGAACAACATCAAGTCAGCCATCTGCCTGCTAGACAATCAGCCATACTGGCACATCAGTTATCGCGGCAGTGCATCTCAACCATGGTTCGCGATTTCGTTCTTCGATTCCCGAACGCCCAGTCCCGAGTTCTTCTTCACCGACAGCAATTACCAAACCGCGTCGACGGCGAACTGGCAGCTCTATGAGGACGAGATCATCCTGGAGAAAGTAGATGCTTCACAGGTCTATCGTCTCGCGCATGCGCGCTCGCGCAGCATGGAAAGCTATTGGGCACAGCCTCATGCTGCTATCAGCCGCGACGGCAAGTACGTCATCTTCACCAGCGATATGGCTCATCCCAACGGCTGTCCCGCGAACATGCATGTGGCCAACGATTGCTCCGACGTGTACATGATCAAGGTGCAGTAG
- a CDS encoding nucleotide sugar dehydrogenase: MPTTIHCSDLQEQTFIEKIRTRQARVGIIGLGYVGLPLALLFSEEKFRVTGFDIDQKKVEILESGGSYIYRIPREELATARSSGFCATTDFAQLSRMDAIIICVPTPLNEHHEPDLSYIESTAHAIAPNLRAGQLIVLESTTYPGTTEEVLVPILERENKCQLKAARVGAADRDVFFVSFSPEREDPGNTEVARRDIPKVIGGVDAYATEYAGALYNTVFRRVVPVSSPAAAEMTKLLENIYRCVNIALVNELKLLCLRMGIDIFEVIRAAATKPFGFQPFYPGPGLGGHCIPIDPFYLSWKAKEFDFRTKFIELAGEVNLHMPYHVVASVAEALNKRKQTLNGSKVLVLGVAFKKDIDDLRESPSLTIIELLQKEGAIVAYNDPFFPFVGRGRKYDLQMQSTPLTQIEEFDCVLIATDHSNYDYRDIVQRAKLVIDTRNATHGIAAENIVIC, encoded by the coding sequence ATGCCTACGACAATTCATTGCTCTGATTTGCAGGAGCAGACTTTCATCGAAAAAATCAGAACGCGCCAGGCTCGTGTTGGGATTATCGGACTCGGGTACGTAGGACTGCCGCTCGCTCTGCTGTTCAGCGAAGAGAAGTTCCGCGTCACCGGCTTCGATATCGACCAAAAAAAAGTCGAGATCCTTGAAAGCGGCGGTTCATACATCTACCGCATTCCGAGAGAAGAGCTCGCAACGGCCAGGTCTTCCGGTTTTTGTGCGACGACAGATTTTGCCCAGCTTTCCCGCATGGACGCGATCATCATTTGCGTCCCCACTCCGCTCAACGAACATCATGAACCCGATCTCAGCTACATCGAGAGCACGGCACATGCGATCGCCCCGAATCTGCGTGCAGGGCAGTTGATCGTCCTCGAAAGCACAACCTATCCCGGAACAACCGAGGAGGTTCTTGTGCCCATTCTCGAGCGAGAAAACAAATGTCAGTTGAAGGCTGCTCGCGTGGGCGCCGCGGATCGTGACGTCTTCTTCGTCAGCTTCTCGCCGGAGCGTGAGGACCCGGGAAATACTGAGGTTGCTCGTAGAGATATCCCGAAAGTAATTGGCGGAGTTGATGCCTACGCTACGGAATATGCCGGGGCTCTCTACAACACGGTCTTTCGCCGAGTAGTTCCTGTATCTTCTCCCGCCGCCGCAGAGATGACAAAGCTGCTCGAGAACATCTACCGTTGCGTGAACATCGCGCTGGTCAATGAGCTGAAGCTGCTGTGTCTACGGATGGGCATCGACATCTTTGAGGTGATTCGCGCAGCCGCGACCAAGCCGTTCGGATTCCAACCCTTCTACCCAGGCCCCGGATTGGGTGGACACTGTATTCCCATCGACCCGTTTTATCTTTCGTGGAAAGCGAAGGAATTCGATTTCAGGACGAAGTTCATCGAATTGGCCGGTGAAGTGAATTTGCACATGCCGTACCACGTGGTGGCAAGCGTGGCGGAGGCGCTGAATAAGCGCAAGCAAACGCTGAACGGATCCAAAGTCCTGGTGCTCGGCGTCGCTTTCAAGAAAGACATCGATGATCTGCGTGAATCACCTTCACTCACGATTATCGAGCTGTTGCAAAAAGAGGGCGCCATCGTCGCTTACAACGATCCTTTCTTTCCTTTTGTGGGGCGCGGGAGAAAATACGATCTGCAGATGCAAAGTACGCCGCTGACACAGATAGAAGAATTTGATTGCGTGCTCATCGCCACAGACCACTCAAACTATGACTACCGGGACATCGTCCAACGAGCTAAGTTGGTGATAGACACGCGCAACGCGACGCACGGGATTGCAGCGGAGAATATCGTCATCTGTTAA
- a CDS encoding S8 family serine peptidase, producing MPSIALDAQLGGNVSSPARFIVRDTLGLPALKLTCFLLGCQVVQAIGDPNGQLFVIQTSGLLNAQAFLTRLLASFGIADAEPDLTGNTPPPPTDTMPWYAYDQVPISYYGATVWEGYVVQTPNQIVRTSSTQSSFNVAGGGTIVALIDTGVDPNNSILAPHLVGGYDFTRNMQGGSEMGDVTQSTAGVIDGSGQTVGTSGSSGVVNQSTAGVIDGSQYSAFGHGTMTAGIVHLVAPNASLMPLKSFNADGTGYVSDVLRAIYYAVNHNAKVINMSFEFTTPSVELATAITYATSKSVICVASAGNDASITIVYPSGLPNVIDVASTSNNNTPSWFSNYGTPPVWISAPGEAVLTTYPYGTYAVGWGTSFSAPFVSGTVALMASLDSTNAGLLNQATAAQALSHAQPIPQTQYGFGVLDTYQALQAWQNFLSVNVAISCSSLSCQATVQ from the coding sequence ATGCCGTCCATCGCGTTGGACGCGCAGTTGGGCGGTAATGTCTCTTCTCCCGCACGCTTTATCGTCCGCGACACGCTGGGATTGCCTGCGCTGAAGCTCACCTGTTTCCTTCTTGGATGCCAGGTTGTCCAAGCCATCGGCGACCCCAACGGGCAACTCTTCGTAATTCAGACCTCAGGACTGCTCAACGCTCAGGCATTCCTGACGCGATTACTGGCATCGTTTGGAATAGCTGATGCCGAACCAGACCTGACTGGGAATACACCCCCACCCCCGACGGACACGATGCCTTGGTACGCATACGATCAGGTCCCAATCTCTTACTACGGCGCCACTGTATGGGAAGGCTATGTGGTTCAAACGCCCAACCAAATCGTTCGCACCTCGTCCACGCAGTCTTCATTCAACGTTGCTGGCGGGGGGACAATAGTTGCGTTGATCGACACGGGCGTCGATCCGAATAATTCCATTCTTGCTCCGCATCTTGTGGGTGGTTACGACTTCACCCGCAACATGCAGGGTGGATCGGAGATGGGCGATGTCACTCAATCCACGGCGGGTGTCATAGACGGCTCAGGACAAACTGTTGGGACGAGCGGCTCCTCAGGTGTCGTGAACCAATCAACTGCTGGAGTCATCGACGGGTCGCAGTATTCCGCATTTGGACATGGAACCATGACTGCCGGCATCGTTCACCTTGTGGCCCCAAATGCATCGCTGATGCCGTTGAAATCGTTCAATGCTGACGGTACAGGTTATGTATCTGATGTTTTGCGCGCGATTTACTATGCGGTAAATCACAATGCAAAAGTAATTAACATGAGTTTTGAGTTCACTACCCCGTCCGTCGAGCTCGCGACCGCCATTACTTATGCCACTAGTAAAAGCGTGATCTGTGTGGCCTCGGCCGGGAACGATGCATCGATAACGATCGTTTATCCCTCGGGTTTGCCGAATGTGATTGATGTGGCCTCGACCTCGAACAACAATACTCCATCCTGGTTCTCGAACTATGGCACTCCTCCGGTCTGGATTTCAGCGCCCGGAGAGGCGGTACTTACTACCTACCCTTACGGAACCTACGCAGTGGGATGGGGTACTTCGTTTAGCGCGCCTTTCGTCTCTGGAACCGTAGCTCTGATGGCGAGCTTGGATTCGACAAATGCTGGCCTGCTGAACCAAGCAACCGCAGCCCAGGCCCTCTCTCATGCGCAACCGATTCCGCAGACACAATATGGCTTCGGCGTTCTGGACACTTATCAGGCACTACAAGCGTGGCAGAATTTTCTAAGTGTGAACGTCGCAATCTCTTGTTCTTCTCTGTCTTGCCAGGCTACTGTTCAGTGA
- a CDS encoding RDD family protein, which yields MGQQTPIETVLECSQCRRPLAHSDLVQIAGNWLCAECKPAFLSRLMASGAAGASPLAWQYGGFWVRFGARIIDSLVFVVPILIFAAVLIPNLLRAGNQARNAAGAPNPAVFGYGMITFFVAFYLLAACYEILFLKYRSATLGKMACGLKVVRSDGRSLGWGVCFGRFFMWNVVTSGIPYVNTVLMLISSIMLGVDDEKRALHDRVCDTRVIYK from the coding sequence ATGGGCCAGCAAACTCCGATCGAAACAGTCTTAGAGTGTTCCCAATGCCGACGGCCACTCGCTCACTCCGACTTGGTCCAGATCGCCGGAAACTGGTTGTGCGCCGAGTGCAAGCCGGCATTCCTGAGTCGGCTGATGGCGAGCGGCGCTGCCGGCGCTTCGCCACTGGCCTGGCAGTACGGCGGATTTTGGGTTCGTTTCGGTGCACGCATCATTGACAGCTTGGTATTCGTGGTCCCGATCCTGATCTTCGCGGCTGTGCTTATCCCAAACCTGTTGCGTGCGGGGAACCAAGCGAGAAATGCGGCCGGCGCACCCAATCCGGCCGTGTTCGGGTACGGGATGATCACTTTTTTCGTTGCTTTTTACCTCCTGGCAGCTTGCTACGAGATCCTGTTCCTGAAGTACCGCAGTGCGACTCTTGGAAAGATGGCGTGCGGACTAAAAGTGGTCCGATCTGACGGCCGCAGCCTGGGTTGGGGCGTATGCTTTGGGCGTTTTTTCATGTGGAATGTTGTCACCAGCGGCATTCCCTATGTAAATACCGTCCTCATGTTGATTAGCTCGATCATGTTGGGCGTGGATGATGAGAAGCGAGCCTTGCATGACCGGGTATGTGACACGAGGGTGATCTACAAATAG
- a CDS encoding DUF4129 domain-containing protein, with protein MSEAAQVPSLPQRAHLASARARRNRLSPLEALERGFALFRSTFGREAWRYYIGTAPLVVCFIPMWVINGQIRLSNGTLLLESALLAGAYLFRIWMVGSYMRHVRELAFNTPTSKVEGIGAKMAAVGRLVAWKIVLTAGALITLATVAGASWFYNACQFASFEVQKDGGEKHSFAGCLALGSQWFGGGLLLFLMLFPLWIAVWLNSLLLAMIVPQLLHSIFGVNTLLSTRMGMSALTQSSAFWLSLFAGAWLALDAIVKCTFVVVYQHLRSRREGDDLRALMASLPREQQKKEQMMTSRTTGKGVTVGLFLLATILAGVSLTASARASQVPRAGSTTEVPSDSAREARVQKLRQAVDHESQRAIYRWHDAEHPSPPTWLDRLLEKIGVKIEYAWNKFWEFLRKLLPGLRLTLGTENHGAWQLKNARLWLTLVGILTLAVGVVFFWLRRRPKTEQVSIPLSLAPHADLNDSAVAGERSEEEWFAMARRLELEGELRFALRAAYFGLLAGLEHREWLTIRRDRTNREYLSEFSRRWRRRPQAVVEERAEIPERLRGSLRQFDRVWYGRHMVTPEAVSAYRHDQREFLNCV; from the coding sequence ATGAGTGAAGCTGCACAGGTTCCGTCGTTACCACAACGCGCGCACCTGGCGTCTGCGCGCGCGCGCCGAAACCGGTTAAGCCCGCTGGAAGCACTGGAACGCGGATTTGCGCTGTTTCGGTCAACATTCGGACGCGAGGCTTGGCGCTACTACATCGGCACCGCGCCGCTGGTTGTTTGTTTCATTCCGATGTGGGTGATCAACGGGCAGATTCGCTTATCGAATGGAACTTTACTGCTGGAATCCGCGCTGCTCGCCGGTGCGTATCTTTTCCGCATCTGGATGGTCGGCAGCTACATGCGCCATGTTCGCGAGCTGGCGTTCAACACGCCTACGTCGAAAGTTGAAGGCATAGGCGCGAAAATGGCGGCTGTAGGACGTCTCGTTGCGTGGAAGATCGTGCTGACCGCCGGCGCGCTGATCACATTGGCGACTGTCGCCGGAGCATCATGGTTCTACAACGCGTGCCAGTTTGCCAGCTTTGAAGTGCAGAAAGATGGCGGCGAGAAGCATTCTTTTGCCGGCTGTCTGGCGCTCGGGAGTCAATGGTTCGGCGGAGGGTTGCTTCTCTTCCTGATGCTCTTTCCTCTCTGGATCGCCGTGTGGCTGAACAGCCTTCTGCTGGCCATGATTGTCCCGCAGCTTCTCCATTCGATATTTGGCGTGAACACACTGCTGTCTACACGAATGGGAATGTCCGCGCTGACGCAGAGTTCGGCATTCTGGCTTTCGTTGTTTGCGGGCGCATGGTTGGCGCTTGATGCCATCGTGAAGTGTACGTTCGTTGTGGTTTATCAGCATTTGCGATCGAGGCGTGAAGGAGATGACCTGCGCGCGTTAATGGCGAGCCTGCCGCGCGAGCAGCAGAAGAAGGAACAGATGATGACATCCAGGACGACCGGCAAAGGCGTGACCGTCGGACTGTTCCTCTTGGCCACGATTCTGGCTGGCGTTTCCTTGACTGCAAGCGCACGCGCATCCCAAGTCCCGCGCGCTGGAAGCACCACCGAGGTGCCTAGCGACTCCGCTCGCGAGGCGAGGGTTCAAAAATTGCGTCAAGCTGTGGATCACGAGTCACAGCGTGCGATTTACCGCTGGCACGATGCCGAGCATCCGAGCCCGCCCACATGGCTCGACAGGCTGTTGGAAAAGATCGGCGTCAAAATCGAATACGCTTGGAATAAGTTTTGGGAGTTTCTTCGCAAACTGCTGCCCGGCTTGCGCCTGACGCTCGGAACGGAAAACCACGGCGCCTGGCAACTGAAGAACGCTCGCTTGTGGCTGACACTTGTCGGGATTTTGACTCTCGCGGTGGGAGTAGTGTTCTTCTGGCTGCGACGGCGGCCCAAAACGGAACAGGTTTCCATTCCACTGAGCCTTGCGCCGCATGCCGATCTGAACGACAGTGCGGTGGCGGGCGAACGCTCTGAAGAGGAATGGTTCGCGATGGCAAGGCGGTTAGAGTTGGAAGGCGAACTGCGGTTCGCTCTCCGCGCCGCATACTTTGGTTTGCTCGCGGGACTGGAGCACCGCGAATGGCTGACGATTCGTCGTGATCGCACGAATCGCGAGTATCTCAGTGAGTTTTCCCGCCGATGGCGTCGGCGGCCGCAAGCAGTGGTCGAAGAGCGGGCGGAAATTCCTGAGAGACTGCGCGGCAGTCTGCGGCAATTCGATCGTGTGTGGTACGGGCGGCATATGGTAACGCCGGAGGCAGTCAGTGCGTATCGCCACGATCAGCGGGAGTTCCTCAACTGTGTTTAA
- a CDS encoding DUF4350 domain-containing protein → MFNHRFSQGMALNWRGPLMAAGIFAAVFAILLLMAHQNESNTSDMGSSLREDPYGTSLLFDSYARAGYQVKRSQDEDTLSDENASRTTAFFIGGFPSNDWKMEGGKFQVGEKLRGRLEDFLVRGGRVVLVAPSWGLKSKSQDWEVENQWSKAPHAGPIWIAPDPGAMSADSEKMFLSADAPWLKTDPAWTILYSSSVEAKAEADSPVHVYMAMRRVGNGELIAASQESFLLNEAIERSPNPALLDFLAGGRPVVWVDETLHGLHQNQGVLWLLQRYRLDGALLLFWATLLALLWSMSGDLWRHPAREQNAEIVRHSEGAGVAARRLLQRSIAAEQVVAECWEEFRRRSPQDAQAISADPQTSMRLRTALAQPPLAGYRELSRLIEERRLAATGSARPARDTHDNSTSSPKKGIEEARFA, encoded by the coding sequence GTGTTTAACCATCGCTTCAGCCAAGGCATGGCGCTCAATTGGCGAGGTCCGCTGATGGCCGCCGGAATTTTTGCGGCAGTGTTCGCGATCCTGCTCCTCATGGCGCACCAGAACGAGTCGAATACGAGCGATATGGGATCCAGCCTGCGCGAGGATCCCTACGGCACCAGCCTGTTGTTCGATTCTTATGCGCGCGCTGGTTATCAAGTGAAGCGCAGCCAGGACGAGGACACCCTCTCAGATGAGAACGCGTCGCGGACAACAGCATTCTTTATCGGCGGCTTCCCCTCGAATGACTGGAAAATGGAAGGCGGAAAATTCCAGGTCGGGGAGAAGCTTCGCGGGCGCTTGGAAGATTTTCTTGTGCGTGGCGGGCGCGTCGTGCTGGTCGCTCCCAGTTGGGGATTGAAATCCAAGTCTCAGGATTGGGAAGTCGAAAACCAGTGGAGCAAAGCTCCACATGCCGGACCAATCTGGATCGCTCCCGATCCGGGCGCAATGTCGGCAGACAGCGAGAAAATGTTTCTCTCCGCCGATGCCCCGTGGCTCAAGACCGACCCGGCCTGGACCATCCTTTATTCAAGTTCCGTTGAGGCCAAAGCAGAGGCTGACTCACCGGTGCATGTTTATATGGCAATGCGGAGAGTCGGAAATGGCGAACTTATCGCCGCAAGCCAGGAATCGTTCTTGTTGAACGAAGCCATCGAGAGGAGTCCAAATCCGGCGCTGCTGGATTTTCTCGCCGGCGGCCGGCCCGTCGTTTGGGTGGATGAAACATTGCACGGACTTCACCAGAATCAAGGCGTGCTCTGGCTGCTGCAGCGCTACCGGCTCGATGGCGCGCTGCTGCTTTTCTGGGCGACTTTGCTGGCGCTGCTTTGGAGCATGAGCGGTGATTTGTGGCGACACCCGGCCCGCGAGCAGAACGCGGAGATCGTGCGTCATAGCGAAGGCGCCGGAGTGGCTGCGCGACGCCTGCTCCAGCGCAGCATCGCGGCAGAACAGGTCGTTGCGGAGTGTTGGGAAGAGTTCCGCCGTCGCTCACCGCAAGATGCGCAGGCGATTTCAGCAGATCCACAGACCAGCATGCGGCTGCGCACCGCACTGGCGCAGCCTCCCCTGGCCGGCTACAGGGAATTGAGTCGGCTTATCGAGGAGCGGCGCCTAGCCGCAACAGGTTCGGCTCGACCTGCGCGAGATACGCATGACAATTCCACATCTTCACCGAAGAAGGGTATCGAGGAGGCACGGTTCGCATGA